The Flavobacteriales bacterium genomic sequence GCATTCTCCCACACTCCATTTTTTCGGAGCGGGCTGCATGTTCAGCGTCTCACCGTCCAGCGACCCGAATTCGGCCGAAACCTGCTCCGATAATGATTGCGCTTTGTGCTGAATTTCTTTAATAAATGCGGGGTCCTGCATGGCTTGTCATTAAAATGTACCGCAAGGTAATACATCCGGTGGCGAATCCCATTCGCCATCCTTATCTTTCCGTTTCGAAAAAAGTGCGCGCAAGACTTCGTGGAAAACCGGCTATTTTCCATATATTTGCGGCGCAAAAAACATAAAAGCCACCACGACCCAGGCACATGAAATACTTCGAAAAATCCCCGGCGGTACTGCTCCTTGAAGACGGTACCGTTTTTTATGGCCGCTCGGCTGGGAAAATTGGAATCGCGACAGGAGAGATATGCTTTAATACGGGCATGACCGGCTACCAGGAGGTCTTTACCGATCCCTCGTATTTCGGACAGATCATGGTGACCACCAACGTGCATGTCGGCAACTACGGCGTGCATAAGGATGAAGTGGAGTCGGATTCCATGAAGATCGCCGGCCTCGTTTGCCGCAACTTCACCAGCATGTATTCGCGTAAGGATGCCACCGGTGATATCCAGGACTATTTCCTGGAAGAAAACATGGTCGCCATTACCGATGTGGACACACGGGCGTTGGTTCGCCACATCCGCAGCAAAGGCGCCATGAACGCCATCATTTCTTCCTCCGACCTCGATATCGAATCCCTTAAAAAGAAACTGGCCGCCGTGCCTTCCATGGAAGGACTTGAACTGGTCTCCTGCGTATCCACCAAGGAAGCCTATGACTTCGGTCCGGCTACCGCCGATTACAAAGTGGCCGTGCTCGACCTCGGTGTGAAGAAAAACATCCTGCGCTGCCTGGCCGATCGAGGATGCAGCCTGAGGGTGTTTCCGTACGATACATCTTTTGAAGACCTCATGGCCTGGAGCCCCGACGGCTTCATGATCTCCAACGGCCCCGGCGACCCCGCTCCGTTAACCGGCGTGGTGGATACCATGAAACAAATCATCGAAAGCGGATTGCCCGTATTCGGCATCTGCCTGGGACACCAGATCATCGCACTGGCAAACGGACTGCATACCTACAAAATGCACCACGGCCACCGCGGCATCAACCACCCCGTGAAGAACCTGGCCTCCGGCAAATGTGAGATCACCTCACAGAACCACGGGTTCGGCGTGGATGCCGAAGATGTGAAAGGCAACCCCGACATCGAAGTCACCCACGTGAACCTGAACGATCAAACCATCGAAGGTTTCCGCCTGAAAAAACACAAAGTATTCTCCGTACAGTACCACCCGGAAGCATCTCCGGGTCCGCATGACGCCAGTTACCTCTTCGAGGAATTCATCACCCACATCAAAGAAAACACCAACATCAACGCATAGCACCCATGGGACAAATCGCCGCCATCCACGCCCGTCAGATTCTCGATTCAAGAGGCAACCCCACCATCGAGGTGGAAGTATTCACAGACGCAGGAGGGCAGGGCAGAGCAGCCGTTCCTTCCGGTGCATCCACCGGTAAACATGAGGCGGTTGAACTGCGCGACGGCGACAAAGGCCGTTACATGGGCAAAGGTGTGACCAAAGCCGTGCAGAACGTGAACAACGTGCTCGCCGAAGAACTGCGTGGCATGTACATCTTCGACCAAACCACCATCGACCGCACCATGGTGGCCCTGGACGGAAGCGATAACAAAGCCAACCTCGGCGCCAATGCCATCCTGGGCGTGTCCCTGGCATGCGCACGTGCGGCAGCCGAAGAACTCGGACAACCCCTGTACCGCTACGTGGGTGGCGTGAACGCCAATACACTTCCGGTTCCCATGATGAACATCCTGAACGGCGGCGCACACGCAGACAACAAAATCGATTTCCAGGAATTCATGATCATGCCCACCGGCGCGGAAACGTTTTCCGAATCCCTGCGCATGGGAACGGAGGTCTTCCACAGCCTCAAGAAGGTACTGAAAGATAAAGGACATTCCACCAACGTGGGCGACGAAGGCGGCTTCGCACCCAACCTGGCTTCCAACGAGGAAGCCCTGAAGGTGGTGATCCAGGCCATCGAAAAAGCCGGGTATCGTCCGGGTGAAGACATCTTCATCGCCATGGATGCTGCCGCTTCCGAACTCTATGACGCCAAAAAGAAAAAGTACCACTTCAAATGGTCGTCCGGCGAATACCTGACGTCATCCGAAATGGTGACCTTCTGGGCTGATTGGGCCAACCGTTACCCCATCATCTCCATCGAAGACGGACTGGATGAGGACGATTGGACCGGCTGGGTGGAACTGACCGAAGAACTCGGTGAAGAAGTGCAACTCGTTGGTGACGACCTCTTCGTAACCAACGCCGAAAGATTGGCGGAAGGCATCGGTCGCGGCGCTGCCAATTCCATTCTCGTGAAGGTAAACCAGATCGGTACGCTGTCGGAAACCATGGCAGCCGTGGAAATGGCCCAGCGCAACGGCTACTTCTCCGTGATGAGCCATCGCTCCGGTGAAACGGAAGACACCACCATCGCCGACCTGTCCGTTGCCCTGAAAACCGGCCAGATCAAAACCGGTTCGGCTTCCCGTTCCGACAGGATCGCCAAATACAACCAGCTGCTTCGCATCGAAGAATCACTCGGTGACAGCGGACACTTCCAGGGCCGCAACTTCTACTTCGCACGGAAGTAAGCGAACTTCTTTTTACACATCCGGTGGGCATGACCGCTTTCTCATAAAAGCGTACCGAATATTTATTTGCCCGTATCTGACGTATACGTACGCCGGTATGCTCCCGTTCTCCGGCTAAAACGCCATGAACGCCAAACCTTTGATTTATCTGGCAGGTTGCCTGCTGGTAGTTGCCTGTAAAAAGAAAGAGTTCCCTGAAATTCCCACAGGGCCGGTCATCGATAGCCTGGGTACCAGCGATGCCTATTGTCCTACGAAAGAGGGAACCTATTGGATTTACCAGCAGCAATTGTTGGATACCAATAACGTGGTACTTGATTCACGCATCGACAGCGATTATGTGATGAATGATACCATTGTCATCCGGGGCCTCATCTTTCATCATGTCAAAACAAACTCACCTTTTGGAAGTGCCTTTGAACTGTTCCGGGATTCTGCCGGATATATGGTGAATTCGGATGGTAAGATCCTGCTGGCGCAACAAAATTGGGGTGATGTGGCGGAAGCAGATACCGTACCCGGCTCGTGGGTTATCACCACGCGCATCCGCAATGACCTCGGACCGGTTGCAGTTCCTGCCGGAAGTTATCCCGACGTAGTCTCTGCTGAATATGAAGTGGAATACCTCAATCCGGCCAACCCCTTGTATGGCCCCAGCCGGTATGCCTACCGCCATCATGTAAAAGATGTAGGGGTGGTTGAAGAAGTTGCCTTTTATATGGGTAACTCCAATACCATTGTGCGAAAGTTACTGAGGTACAGGATCGGAAAATAACCATTGAACTGCCTTCCCGGAACCGTATGCCACCGGGAAGGCAGCTTTGCTTACATTTGTGAGCAAACCCTGAACACCCCATGGCATACCGCTCCCTGCAGGATTGTATCCGCGACCTTGAGAAAAATGGCCACCTCGTCCGCATCCGCACCGAAGTGGATCCCGACCTGGAAATGGCGGCCATCCATCGAAGGGTGTTCGCAGCCAAAGGTCCTGCCATCCTTTTCGAAAACGTAAAAGGTAGCGAGTTCCCTGCGGTGTCTAACCTGTTCGGCGACATCAACCGCACCCGTTTCATCTTCCGCGATACGCTCGACCAGGTGAAGGCACTGATTGAAATGAAAGCCGATCCGGGGAAGGTACTGAAGCACCCGGTCAGGTATTTTGAGTCCGCCCTGCACGCCATATTCGCCCTGCCGAAGAAGCGAAGCAGGGGCCCCGTCCTCTACCGCGAAACCACGCTCGACAAGCTGCCACAGATCCGCGCCTGGCAGATGGACGGCGGTCCGTATATTTTCCTGCCGCAGGTTTTCACCGAAGACCCCATGCAACCCGGCGTGATGCATTCCAACCTCGGATGCTACCGCGTGCAGATGGCCGGTAACGACTTTGTGCCCAACAAGGAGATGGGCCTGCACTACCAGATCCACCGCGGCATAGGCGTGCACCAATCGAAGGCGAATGAGCTCGGACAGCCCCTGAAGGTGAGCATCTTCGTGGGCGGGCCTCCCTCGCATTCCTTCGCTGCCGTGATGCCGCTTCCGGAAGGCATCAGCGAACTCACCTTTGCCGGTGCGCTCGGCGGAAGAAGGTTCAGGTACATCCGCAAAGACGGACACGTGCTTTCCGCAGATGCCGACTTTGTGATCACCGGAGAACTGCACCCCGGCGAAACCAAACCGGAAGGTCCGTTCGGCGACCACCTCGGTTACTACAGCCTTACCCATCCGTTCCCCCTCATGCGCGTGCACAAGGTGTACCACCGGAAAGGCGCCATCTGGCCGTTCACCGTGGTGGGGCGACCACCCCAGGAAGACACAAGTTTCGGTGCGATGATCCACGAATTGGTGGGGCCGGTGGTGTCGAAAGAGATCCCCGGACTGCACCGCGTACACGCCATCGACGAAGCAGGCGTACATCCGCTGCTGCTGGCGGTGGGCAGCGAACGCTACACACCTTACCTCAACGAACGACGTCCGCAGGAGATCCTTACCATGGCGCATGCCATCCTCGGGTTCGGACAGATGTCGCTCTCCAAATACCTGTGGATCGCTGCCAGGGAAGACAACCCCTCCCTGGACGTGGAAGATGTGCAGGCATTCTTCATGCACATGCTGGAGCGGGTCGACTGGAAACGCGACCTGCACTTCGATACCCAAACCACCATCGATACGCTCGACTACAGCGGCGACGGCCTCAACAGCGGATCCAAACTGGTGGTGGCGGCAGCCGGTGAGAAAAAACGCAGCTTAACGGACGCTGTTCCGGAGGGACTGAACCTATCTGCCGGCTTCTCAAAACCCCGCACGGTGTTCCCGGGTGTGCTGGCGATCAGCGGTCCGCCCTATACCGACAGGTCCGCCGGCGTGCAACACATGCACCAACTCGAACAGGCACTGGCAGGCAGCAACATGGAAGGCCTGCCCCTTGTCGTACTCTGTGACGACAGCGAGTTCACCGCCGCCTCCCACGGCAACTTCCTCTGGGTGACCTTCACCCGTTCCAACCCGTCGCATGACATCGGCGGGGTGGATGCCTTCACCGACAACAAGCACTGGGGATGCCGTGGCAGCCTCGTCATTGATGCCCGCATCAAGCCGCACCATGCACCCGTGCTGGAAGAAGATCCGGCGGTGGCGGCGAAGGTGGATGCGCTGGGGAAAAAAGGCGGAGAGCTGGAGGGAAGGATTTAAATAATTAGGAATTATTAATTAGGAATTAGAAATTGATCCTCCGTGCCGGGGCGGTGAGGGGTATGGGTGTGTGGTTGAGGGGAGATATTGGAACATTGTTTCAAGCGCCATCTGGGGTTTACATTTGGCCCATACATTTAGGTAGGCAATCGGGTGTATGAACAAGAGAAATTTACAAATCATCATGGCTGTATTGGGATTGATCCCAATCGCTACGGGACTGATCGGATTCACAGGCATCAACGACCCTATTTATGAGGGGCTCATTGATTCGCATTTTGTGCTGTTGGACAGCAACCTGAGATTTTTCAGTGGCATTTGGATCGGGCTGGGATTGGCAATGTTCAGCATCATCAGATCCATTGAAAAGGAAAAGAGGATTTTTCGAATCATCTGGATATCCATTTTCATCGGTGGGCTGGGCAGGCTGTTGTCGATGGTATTCACAGGCGTGCCTCCGATACCTTTTGTCGGATTCACCGTGCTTGAAATTGTAGGGGCGCCCTTCTTTATTTACTGGCAACATAAGATTGCGAAGGAGGAGAATTGAGGATGCTGTTGGGTTGTTGGGTAGGTATCGCATAGGTAACCCGGTTCATGTTAACAAGCGAAGAAGAACCGGGACATACTTTCATCGATGAATAGAAGAATCCCAACGGGATTCAATGTTTACAGAAAACACGATGAGTGAAGAATTCTGCGACCCCAACGGGGTTGTACATTTTCATCTCTATACAATGCGCTATAAACGTTCAATGCGAATGGCATTGGGTTCCCGCCAACAATTCCCAGATTGGCGCCTTAAGGTGATTTGTCGGAGGTCACAAATTGTTACCTCCAATGTGGGTAGAAGGTGGGGAAGGGAATGGTGGGGAGATGGTTTGGTGTGGGATGGGGGAAGTTGTATATTTTTGAATAAAGCAGTTGATGTTAGTAAAAATTCCGCCGATGAATTTCAATAATATAGAGGACATAAGGAGAAATGGTTTCACAGGATTTGTAACTGTCACGGAACTTTGGACAGATAAATCCTGTATTCCAAGAATGAAAGGAGTTTACTTAGTAATTGATCCGACTTTCAAGAAGACGGAATTTATTAACCCAGGAGTGGGTGGATTTTTCAAAGGGAAAGACCCCAATGTTTCAATAGAAGAACTGAAAATTAATCACGTTGAAAATTCACAAGTTCTTTATATAGGAAAGGCAGGAAGCCCAGCGGGACAGGCGACATTAAGCTCAAGACTTGGACAATATCTAAGATTTGGAGAGACTAAAAACGTTGGACACTGGGGCGGAAGATTAATTTGGCAACTTAAGAACCATAGAGCCTTGATTTTTTGTTGGAAACCGACACCAAATGACGACCCAAGAAAAATTGAAAAACAATTGCTGAGCGAATACATAAAACAATTTGGAGCAATGCCGTTTGCAAACTTGGTCGGATGAGACCTCAAGTCCATCGCAGCTTACCAAAAGCCTGCAGCTGTCAGACAAAGGTTGCACCAGTCTTGGGTAATCCTTTGACATTTGCTGCGAACCTGTTCACCGCGTTCATGTTGCCAAGCGAAGAGGAATTGGGATATATATTCATCGATGAATAGAAGGAATCCCAACGGGATTCAATGTTTATAGAAAACACGATGAGTGAAGAATTCTGCGACCCCAACGGGGTCGTACATCATCATATCTAAACGATTCTCAACAGACCTTCAATGCGGATGGCATTGGGTTCCGGCTTCAAGGCTGGCGCCTATATTCCCAAGCATGGCGCGAATTTTTGCGGGAGTCGTAAGGGGAAGTTAATTTGTGCCGCAGTTCATCGTAGTTTGCAAAAAGTTGTGGGAGGTTAGGCGAAGGTTTTACCTTCGTCTGGTTATCCCTTAGCATTTGCTACAGATACGAGTTCCGTGGAAATTATGGGAATAGTTGCATACCTTAGAAGCATAGACCATTGTACACTGCAACTAGTCAACAGATAAATGCGAATGTGCATGAGAAACAACTTACAAACAATGATGGTTCTAACTGCTTTTGTTATGGGCATAGGAATCATTCATTCTTGTAAAAAGAAGGAACAAACCACGGACACAGCTGCGGATACGGACAAAGAACTATACGAAATGGCCAAGGTAACAAGTGGCTTTACCTGGTTCAAAAATTCAAGTACGGTATTAAGCAGAAGTGCCGGAAGCGGACATCAGCAGCTGTTTCTGAAAACCCGCTATAACATGATTGCCGCTACAAAACTGGATTCAACCGGTAAGATCATGTCCGGTGCGACATTTCCGGAAGGATCCTTGATTGTGAAAGAATTGTTCGGCGATTCAACAACACTTGAACGCTATGCGATTCTGTATAAAAACGCGTCAAGTGCAGATGCAGATGACAAGGGTTGGGTGTGGGGCTATATAAATGCAGACGGGAGTGTAGCAGAGTCCGCAACTAAAAAAGGCATCTCTTGCATAAGCTGTCATTCCCAAACCGACAACATTGACTATATGTTAATGAATAAATATTTTCCCTAGTGTATTGCAGCTTGCCAAAGGTCCGCAGCTGTTAGGCGAAGGTTGCACCTTCGTCTTGTTATCCTCCTACGTTTCCTGCACAACCGTTTAACCGGTTTATGTTGACAAGCTGTGATGACCGGGATAAACATCCATCGATGAATACAAGAATCCCAACGGGATTCAACGTTTATAGAAAACACGAACGTTGAAAAGATTCTGCGACCCCGCTGGGGTCGTACATCATCATCCATACAATGTTCTATAAACATTCAATGCCGCTGGCATTGGGTTCCCGCCAACAATTCCCTTTTTCCTCACAGTTTACCAATGTCCGGTTGATGTTAGGCGAAGGTTGCACCTTCGTCTTGTTATCCTGTAGCATTTGCTACGAAACCGTTCATTTCTATTAAACGGGAGAAAGTGATGTACGAACTTGCATGAGACGACAACCGGACAACGAGAAAGCGATCTTTGTCGCATGCCAATCCCGAATACCTCCGTTGTTCCCGATGAAGTGTTGCTGCATAAGATCTACCTGATCCGCGGTGAGAAGGTGATGCTGGATCGTGACCTGGCGGAGTTGTACGGGGTGGAGACCAAGGTGTTGAAGCGTCAGGTTCGGCGAAACATCATTCGGTTCCCGGAGGATTTCATGTTTCAATTGACATCTGAGGAGTATCAAACTTTAAGGTGCCAATTTGGCACCTTAAAACAAGGTACACATAGCAAGTACCCTCCTTATGCTTTTACCGAGCAAGGCATATCCCAGCTGTCAACCGTACTTCACAGTGAACGGGCCATTCACACGAACATACACATCATTCGCCTGTTTACCCGCATGCGCAAGATGATGCTGACCCATGCAGACCTGTTGGTGAAAATGGAACAACTGGAGAAACGTATGACGGACCAG encodes the following:
- a CDS encoding UbiD family decarboxylase, whose product is MAYRSLQDCIRDLEKNGHLVRIRTEVDPDLEMAAIHRRVFAAKGPAILFENVKGSEFPAVSNLFGDINRTRFIFRDTLDQVKALIEMKADPGKVLKHPVRYFESALHAIFALPKKRSRGPVLYRETTLDKLPQIRAWQMDGGPYIFLPQVFTEDPMQPGVMHSNLGCYRVQMAGNDFVPNKEMGLHYQIHRGIGVHQSKANELGQPLKVSIFVGGPPSHSFAAVMPLPEGISELTFAGALGGRRFRYIRKDGHVLSADADFVITGELHPGETKPEGPFGDHLGYYSLTHPFPLMRVHKVYHRKGAIWPFTVVGRPPQEDTSFGAMIHELVGPVVSKEIPGLHRVHAIDEAGVHPLLLAVGSERYTPYLNERRPQEILTMAHAILGFGQMSLSKYLWIAAREDNPSLDVEDVQAFFMHMLERVDWKRDLHFDTQTTIDTLDYSGDGLNSGSKLVVAAAGEKKRSLTDAVPEGLNLSAGFSKPRTVFPGVLAISGPPYTDRSAGVQHMHQLEQALAGSNMEGLPLVVLCDDSEFTAASHGNFLWVTFTRSNPSHDIGGVDAFTDNKHWGCRGSLVIDARIKPHHAPVLEEDPAVAAKVDALGKKGGELEGRI
- a CDS encoding ORF6N domain-containing protein, giving the protein MPIPNTSVVPDEVLLHKIYLIRGEKVMLDRDLAELYGVETKVLKRQVRRNIIRFPEDFMFQLTSEEYQTLRCQFGTLKQGTHSKYPPYAFTEQGISQLSTVLHSERAIHTNIHIIRLFTRMRKMMLTHADLLVKMEQLEKRMTDQDGKVKLLFDYLRQFIREKETPVEKVGYRMGK
- a CDS encoding cytochrome P460 family protein, with protein sequence MRNNLQTMMVLTAFVMGIGIIHSCKKKEQTTDTAADTDKELYEMAKVTSGFTWFKNSSTVLSRSAGSGHQQLFLKTRYNMIAATKLDSTGKIMSGATFPEGSLIVKELFGDSTTLERYAILYKNASSADADDKGWVWGYINADGSVAESATKKGISCISCHSQTDNIDYMLMNKYFP
- the carA gene encoding glutamine-hydrolyzing carbamoyl-phosphate synthase small subunit; protein product: MKYFEKSPAVLLLEDGTVFYGRSAGKIGIATGEICFNTGMTGYQEVFTDPSYFGQIMVTTNVHVGNYGVHKDEVESDSMKIAGLVCRNFTSMYSRKDATGDIQDYFLEENMVAITDVDTRALVRHIRSKGAMNAIISSSDLDIESLKKKLAAVPSMEGLELVSCVSTKEAYDFGPATADYKVAVLDLGVKKNILRCLADRGCSLRVFPYDTSFEDLMAWSPDGFMISNGPGDPAPLTGVVDTMKQIIESGLPVFGICLGHQIIALANGLHTYKMHHGHRGINHPVKNLASGKCEITSQNHGFGVDAEDVKGNPDIEVTHVNLNDQTIEGFRLKKHKVFSVQYHPEASPGPHDASYLFEEFITHIKENTNINA
- a CDS encoding DUF4345 domain-containing protein; its protein translation is MNKRNLQIIMAVLGLIPIATGLIGFTGINDPIYEGLIDSHFVLLDSNLRFFSGIWIGLGLAMFSIIRSIEKEKRIFRIIWISIFIGGLGRLLSMVFTGVPPIPFVGFTVLEIVGAPFFIYWQHKIAKEEN
- the eno gene encoding phosphopyruvate hydratase, which translates into the protein MGQIAAIHARQILDSRGNPTIEVEVFTDAGGQGRAAVPSGASTGKHEAVELRDGDKGRYMGKGVTKAVQNVNNVLAEELRGMYIFDQTTIDRTMVALDGSDNKANLGANAILGVSLACARAAAEELGQPLYRYVGGVNANTLPVPMMNILNGGAHADNKIDFQEFMIMPTGAETFSESLRMGTEVFHSLKKVLKDKGHSTNVGDEGGFAPNLASNEEALKVVIQAIEKAGYRPGEDIFIAMDAAASELYDAKKKKYHFKWSSGEYLTSSEMVTFWADWANRYPIISIEDGLDEDDWTGWVELTEELGEEVQLVGDDLFVTNAERLAEGIGRGAANSILVKVNQIGTLSETMAAVEMAQRNGYFSVMSHRSGETEDTTIADLSVALKTGQIKTGSASRSDRIAKYNQLLRIEESLGDSGHFQGRNFYFARK